The following DNA comes from Quercus robur chromosome 1, dhQueRobu3.1, whole genome shotgun sequence.
ctctctctctctctctctctctctctctctctctctctctctctctctctctctctctctctctctctctctctctcagtgctacattcacaatttttttttaacaacaaatcctaggtgttaaattttactagttctaatttgaacctatcactaaaattagttttttgccatcaataatAGCCTGTAACAACTTACtctttaggatttgttgtaaaagtgttgtgaaaaatgttatagacgtagcattctctctttttcatttattaaaaaatttattttatttattgactagtatttgggcttaattaatattattacaaTGGAAGAAATAAccttattggttaaaatttggagCCTTTCTATAATTGGGGCCTTAGGTGACCACATCAATTGCTTATAGCATAGAGCTAGattctttatattttccttatattcacacacacatacacacggATTGAGGTCCAATGCAATTGCAATATTCAATTGCACCATGCAATTAACCCCACTTCCTTCACAAAAGGTTTTACATtcttaactttttaactttaacttcttacttctttttaattttttattatttaaagattaagattgaaagttattttttccaaatattAATCTCAAACCATTCATTGCAATTGCACATGATCtcaattatatgtatatatatatatatatatatatatatatatatatatagaaaaagtgATGGattcatataataataacagACAACCAATTAAAGTCTGTCACATAGTATAATTGTGGCATAAGATAATTGTAACAAAATATGTGGAATAGGTTGTTGTATTGGAATTATTGATAGGATATTGCACGGGATCTCGTTTCACATTAGAGTATTCGCATTAATTTGTACAAAATTCatgtttattttagtataaaaacctaattttttattttacatactgacttttatctattttactttacattttattaaaataacaattcttcttaattttttttacattacaTTTCATAAACATCATAACAAAGGGTGAAAAGACAAGGGAGCTAATGGAATTAGCACAAAATGAGATGTATATACTCTAATAGTGGGTGGGGTTTAGATTGACTGCTTAAAAAATATGGCTTGTCAAACAAATGAAATGCACCATTATTCCGATGCGGCATCAAGTTTAGCCTGCGAATGTTGACAGGAAAAGTATCAAGTTTAGCTGTCGTCTTTCACTGTCATTTCATCATCagttttaattaaaacaatgaaactgaaattttaataaataaaacgtATGCCTCttaattttccaaaacaattatatatttcaCGTTAATGTTTGTCCACACTTGAGCTGTTGTCTGCATAATGTTACATCTTACATGTTCTCCTCTTGCATAAAAAACTAATTGGAAAAGTAGCCTTGGACTATAAAAGAAATACaaataagaaatgaaaatgaaatttcaaacaTAGAGTAGTTTAAATATAAAAGGTCGTGCTTCTTGAATACTAGTAGTAGTAGGTAATGCTGAGTATGGCCAAAGCCAAAATTAAGTCTTGTTGCGGTGTGGAACACCTATTTGTTTGGAAGtcctttatatttttcttttcttttgactttttatttttttattgtgacGAACGGAAGCCATAGAAAGACTATGCCCAAGTACTACTAGTATGAATAAGTGTGaacacttttatatatataacatactaCTGCTATGAACATTAGTAGTATGAATAATTGTGaacacttttatatatatatataacatactaCTGCTATGAACACTGGAATTGATAGGAGATTTCAAAATCGACTTGGAAGAACCTTTAatcctaagagcattcacaccAACCTCCTCAAATTTTCTGttaaattaacccaaaaaactcCACTTTTACTAGTTTAGctatctatgtttttttttttttttttatagaaatacaTTAGTCTAATTACTCTATTAATATtccaattaaatattattttttaatactatttcgTTCGCATCTacaatccaacaaaaaaaattcacaacccACCCCAACCACCCTACAAATTAATCCCTTTGACCATGTCTTGTATCACCcataaataattttacaaaaattatatttcaaaatgtATAGacctttatttttcctttatagtatcaattattatatacaaacaaaacaaaacaagaataagaccaaaaaaaaaaaaaaaaaaactgattagtTTATAAAACTTGCAAAGTCTAACAagttttttttaggaacaagaCAAAGAAAACTCCAATCACATATTAGAGTTATTACAAAATCAAGATGGACCAAAAAATGGTACACATACTCCTCtataacaaaatctaaaaagttTATAAACGTCTTAACAACAAAATCTATTTGAACTTCAGGTGGAGACCGTTGAGTATGCATTTCATGTTGTGGAGAGTCCatcataaatttattattaatgctAGACCCTTCTTCTAAGAGCTGTGTAAAGTTCCAGTCCCCACGCATTTGAGAATCAATTCCTTAATAACAATAACATAATAAGCAGAAATATGACGAGAACTAGGCAAATGATCAACTTTACATACAGTGGCAAAAGGATCAAAAGATTACCAACAAGTAAGGCAATCACCTTGTTTATTTGAAACCATCCTATAGGCACCTCATTTTATaccctttaatatattttggtcCCAAACCCAATGATGAACTCAACATACGTCAACCAAGGTGTGGGCGCAATGCACGGTCGGGCCTTTTTGGGGAGTACACCTCTAACAAGTGGAACGGGTGTGGAGAAACAAGGAGTCGCCACCAAGTTTTATGATCTAGGAATCATGAATATAGCGCCCTTACATGGAAGGACCAATCTCACTACTAGAGTATGGATTCGAAGTTTAGGTACGgttttgggaaggtgttaggcacccaaaaccgcCCTACATGTGGGTTGGCTTCCACTCACTGTGTCTTACGTCTTAATCTCACTAAAGACATGTTTAATATTGCATCTTAAGGTGGCGTTTGGATTCAGCTTTTATGAGCtgcgtttgtgtttttttttttttttggagccgTGATTGTTGATTTTTctgtgtgaacagtgcacaccagtgggtcccgtgcactgtttacgggacCCATAAACctcacttttcagtaactttttcattaaaaatgggtctcacggtactatttacatatttaaaaattattttcttacagtgtttttagtttttagttttcagttgtatccaaacggaccctaaaactcacacacacacacacacacataagcatacatctaagcatacaacatggcatTTCATTTCAaacctagcatacatctatcgTGCTTATCAACCATCACAAACCCTAACATGTTCTTATCAAAGCATCTCATGGCATCATATCATCACATCATaaaccctagcatacatctatcatggaaATCATCTCACCCAAGGCCGCAAACAAATCATGATAGAAACATGGCAACAAGGTATTAATCATAAAATATATCCCAGACATCTAGGCATGAAATCAAGCATCAAACAATCATATTCATCAttaaaatgcatgttcataccaATGCATGTCTTACCTTACTTACCTCACTGCATCACAGCACCTATAGCatcaatgcatgatcatataAATGCTTGttcatggtatcaaagcaagaaacaaagagaaaaccctaatctagcatgttaaagacaaacaaacaactacACAAAGGAACAGAGACTTAGAAAGCATAAAAAGGAACCAAATAGAGGCATATGAtgtgaaagaaacaaagaaacaaaagcaaaaaacctaaattagggtttttgggcacaAGTATGTGTGCACATACATAGGCCTGCGTACGCAAGCTAGttgtatgcatacgcatacttCAGGCCTGTGTGCGCATGCAAAAAGCATGTGTATGCAGACTTGCTGAGAAACTATAACCTAGAACAGAAAACACTGAAAATGAACTAAACTAAAATCTAACAACCTAGCATGCTTTTAAAcacaaggaaaaacaaaacttgcactaaacaaacatattaacaaatacataaagcaagaaaatagattaaaacataatcaaaatgaagaaatggAAACAAAAGGTTTAGAACTCAATACCTTAAACAAGAAGCTTTTCAAGCTTAATTTTGACCGTTCCCCTCAAttaatctattcacaatcaaatacaaaagtgattagtaatcaTAAACTCGAAAGATCAAGTCCAGGAAAggtcccaatcaaataaaactGATTTcaggatgttttgtaaaaaactccttctttgattcactatttctagtaaatcttaggtttttccttaggattttctgtgtgtttttgaaatataccatgtaaggctttaaATAGTTGAAAAATGGGGGTTTGGAACAGCTTCCAGgcaatgtgggattcattctAAACCTCATTCTTTAATGGagaaaacttgtctttcatatgcttttgaaaccctagctgcATGCGTAGGTCCGTGCCTGCATACGCATACATCAAACCTGCGTACGCAAGCCAAGGGTTTCTTTTgacttttattttccaaaaatagatttatttgctcataaaaactatatttttccattttaacacctCTTAAGTCAATTTGTAATTTGATTGGGCACTAAACCAACATTGGGCCTTAGAATTTCAACATCATTGGAGAATAGGGGCCCAAGTCGTAAGAGGTCCAAAATGCAGTGTCTACAGATGCCCCTCATAATatacaaaacattttgttttgatgtaCGGCTTCAGCCTAACCTACGTACatagcacacaacacacatacaTTGGCAAGGTACAACTCCGCAGAGTCGCGTGGGATTCATATGTTTGAATTCCAACCCTTGTTGCTCAAGAAATAAGCAACAACAGGTTCACTATCCCGGAACCTGTTTTGCCAATTGTAAGCAAAAGGTGAGTGACTCACTATACTAagtcacttaaaaaaaaaaaaaaaaaggccaacgGCCGCaaccatcaaccaaacaaacaaggtGCTCTTATGAGCTTAAAAGGATATATATCTATGGTGTCCATTTGGAGCTCTTACCTAAAACTTTTTCGAGTGACTTTTGCCTCTGGATAATACCTGtcttctctatctctatctttACCTTTTCTGGTGAGGCTCTTGCCTCGGGGTGACCTTGGTCTCTGTCTTTATCTCTACCTCTTCTATTGTGCCTGCATATTCAATTCATTCAGCATATGTGCACAAGTTCTGCATGATGTTCCTGCATATTCAATTCCCGGATGATATGtgcacaaattttgtattttgactTGCTTGACTGGTGTGTGGCTTGTGCCTGCATATTCAATTCCCataggatatgtgcacaagtgACCTTGGTGTTTCGACCCACGAGGGAGTCTCGGGTGAAGAATCTATTGGGAATGATGAATGACTCACTGGGGAGTATTATCTACTAAGAAGTTTTGGTGACTCACGGGGGAGTCTTCTTAGTATGTAGTTTACGAGGGATGGTTACTTGCTAAGAAGTGTATTGGTGATTGTGACCTATAAGGAAGTCTCTAGTAATTTGTGGTCCACTGGGgaaaattcttctttttcatcatGGCTCACTGGGGAACTTGTATTGATTCAACCCACAAGGGGGTCTTATCAGCTCCATGGGGAATTTTCTTCACAACTCACGAGAGGTTGCCTTTATGCCTTGAACCCGCAAGGGAGTCCTTCCCTGATACTGTACTTTATTGGAGATTtagttgatgatctaaactcATGGGAGAGTTTCCTTGTTAACTTCTGATTCACTAAAGGGTGCTTTTGATGCTTTCCATTCATTGGGGGTGTTTTAAGGGTCTTTGTGCCCTTTACCCAACTGAGGGCATTTCTGTCATTTTGGTacattcttgaattttctttttcacttccTACCTTCCAGGAATCCATAGGGGAtacttgaagattttttttgttttactaaaCTACACGTAGTTTAGTGGGGGtttaaactacatgtagtttagccaCTAGATATATTCCCGCTTCATTTTTCTCAATGGTTACCAACCATTTCTCGtctttttcattctcttcatctcctTTGTCTCTTCACATTCTCTCCAACTCTCTAACTTCCAACTTTTCTCTCTACAAAACTCCTTACTTCTCTTTCACTTCCGCTTACAATCTGATTCTTCTGTCTCAAATCTTCTCATCTGAAACTCTCTCCCTTTTCAagctctctcattttctccatGACACCAAAGTCCCCGAAAACCTCCTACATGCTCTCTAGCGAAGCCTTCAACCTCACACATTAGAATGGAGCAGTGAGGCTGAATGAGTCCCCTCCATTTACATACAGGCCACATGATCATCTTTCAGAGGGCACGAGGACCGAATCAgtaagtttttcaaacttttctcattTTCGAGTTTTTGTTTGATCTTCCATTTTAATCCATTTTTGGACATGTAAATGCTTGGATTTTGCTgtgggatgggtttagatgaaaacctgaTACCTTAGGAGGGGtaggaacatgtttaggatGAGTTTTAATAGAAGTATGCTTGAAAATGTTAAACAACCCACTATCTGTGTTCATGCATATATGGACTCGAGCTTGCATACACAGCTTTCATTCATGTGTGTGCTGCCAGCCTTTATACGTACGCGGACCTATTCATGTGTACACTTATCTGCTCTTGAGTTCACACGTACGCGGTTTCCAACCTGTGTAAGCATACCTAGTGCGTACGTATGTAAACATAGGTATCCGTGCGCATGTCACCAGTCAAGAACCTTATTTTAACTCCTATGTCATCTATTTCTTATCCAAATGTAAATCTAACACcctcttttcattcttttatagATTATGACCCCCTTTTTAGGTAAGTGTGGTAGCATGGTATAGGGTCCTAACTACAGAAACAAGGGCCCACATTCATGCAACAGGCTTCGAGCTGATTATCCATTTACTACTGAAGACGTTTGCCAGTGCCATTCTGGTGCAGACTTTGGCTAAGAGGTGGTGGGACACTACCCACACCATCCACATTGCTGATAGGGAAATGACGATGACTCCCCATGACTTCCAGCACATGACCAGCCTTAGGTGCAATGGGGCTCTCATAAACTTGGAGGGTGAGTCAGGCACTCAGCTAGGCATAGACTTACTTGGAAGGAGGTACACTATTAAGACAATCTGCTATTTCAACATCAAGGTAGATTACAAGCCTTTCCTAGAGGTGACGGCTGACGACTGGGCCAAGATGGCTAGGGCCTTCTTGCTGTACCTTCTAGGGACATATCTCTTCACCAAAGGAGGGCAGATGGCATCTTTAAGGTGGCTAGCACTTTTCTGGGACTTTGGGGAGGTTCAAGAGGCCAACTAGGGACAGGTGTGTCTTGCCTACTTGTACTCTTCCTTGGACATGCTCAGTTGGGGGACTCTGTGCCAGCTTGTGAGGCCTTGAGGCCTTGGACTCTGGGACATACTCTTCCCATTTTGGCAATTATTTTCACCCACATGTTATTTAGGTTTAAAGGAAACCGCACATCATGCTCTTGCAAACTGTATCTATGTCTTCATCTTGCAAACAatcatcttgcaaactgtacTCATTCATCTTGCAAATTGTCATCTTACGAACTGTACCCATTCAACTTGCAAACTGTCATCTTGTAAACTGTACCATTCATCTTGCAACCTGTATCCATTCATCCtgcaaactatcatcttgcaaactatatctcattctttcctttctAGCGTTGGGTCGTTCAATATGGTCTCATTGCTCGTGGTCCGGATGTAGATCTGAAGCGCTTCTTTATTAGTTAGGGCTTATTTTGAGGGGCTATCTTCTAATGAGGTGAGTTAGGAATTTAATGTCTCTTGTTATTTCTCCTACATGTCTTTTAGGGTTTTCCTTCTCTAACCCTATATGCCGTTACAGGTCATTTGAAGTCCCTGGGCGGATGCCTTTCCTGTTGCTGATCCAAACTTGGAGGCAACAACCATTGTCATTTCAGGGATTACTTAGCCCTTTAAGGGTGCTGGCTTGAGGGTGCTCTACTTGGTGGAGAGGGTACGCCTCCATTTAGTGGGTGGGGATGCCCCACAAATTTTGATGGACCCTCCAGTGTTTATGTTTGCCCCGTTTTCCATGACAGATGTAGAGTATCAGTTGTGAAGGAGTGGCATTCCCTATACCTAGTGGGTTTTAGATGACTTGGACTATGAGGAGTTCAATGATACTCGCCTCATGCCTTCCTTCACTCCTGCAGTATGTGTTCTCCCTTCTCAttcatttccttttttcctttgcatAGCTTCGCATAATGATGTTCATATAAGATACTCATGTCAGGCTGGCCTTGCAGCTAGTGCTCCCATTGACCCTCCTCACTTATCGTGGTCATTCTATGTCTATGGTCTTGATGGTTTTGCTTGTGAGCGTGCAGTAAGCCATAACACGAATGTCATGGGCTACCCTTTTCTTGAGGGGACACGAGTGGTGACCCTCTTTCTCCTTCCTTTTCCATTCTTGCATCCCAATACTAGTTCTATTAATTCCTTTTTTCAAAACTCAACTCACAATTCAAGAGCATGaataggaatggcaacgggccGGGTTTTTGCATACCCGGAACCGACCCGCGGGCTAAGACCCGCAACCCGAACCCAGCCCGAGtattaattgggtttttttCCAGGCCTAGACCTGCCCCGCCGGGCCCCGTTTAGCCGCTTGGGCCCAAATTTGGcccaaccaaatttttttttttttaagcccattaagatttttttgtATTAAGATTTTTGGCATTTGGGCCATGTTATATAGCAGCCAAATCAATCCAAATCATAGgttaatcataaatcaataaatcacctGTTTATTATAcatctataaatcaataaatcataactaaaatcaccagctaaacataaaaataaaataaatccaataaGTCCAAAAACTAAGTATCACAAGTCCAAcaagttcaagaaattaaaaagttacaaaacaaatcccacaagtctaagaaattaaaaaggctaagaaattacaaaatgtcTTATCCTCCACAAACCATCAAATTTAAAAGGCTAAGAAATTACAAAAGGCTAAAAAGGCTTAGAAtaattacaaaccaacaaattaatccaacaagtctaagaaattaaaaaagctactaaattaatacaaaatgtcTAATCATCCACAATTGTAACACAACTCCCATCCTCTTCATTAGGCTCCCCATCATCAAGAATTGATTGAAGTGTACAATCTCCAGACATAGTTGAAGAACCTACAAcaacaatgaattaaaaaatggaataaacttcatcaaattgtaactagcaaatataaaaatacgattttgattttataaataaaaattagacaaTTGCTAACCGTTGATTTCACTCCATAACCAATTCTGAGCGCACATCATTGCCTCTATAGTCTTGGGATGTAGCCTACTACGGTGTGGACTTAAAAGTCTCCCACTAGTGCTAAAGGCAGATTCTGAAGCAACAGTTGTGACAGGAATGGCTAAAATATCTCTTGCAATCCTTTATAAAGTAGGATACTTGAGACCATTACTTTTCCACCatcccaaaatatcaaaatcttcACTCCTCTTCAACATTCCCCCATCAATGAAATGATCAAATTCCATTCTAGCACTCCCATGTTTCTTTGAACTACTTGAACTATTgttcacaaacaaatcaaaagatGAAATTGCCCCACTCAACCTAAACTCATTTGTGCCACAGGGCTTAAAGTACTTGCAGGAATATGAGAACTTCCTTTATTATCTACAGGGAACTCATCTATATCTCCGTACTCATCAAGCAAATCATAACaaagattcttaattttttcaatctccAAATCAGAATTATCACCATGAATGTTAGGATAATAAAACTCTAATAACTTCATCTTATATCTTGGATCTAAGATAGCAGCAATAGGCATAACAACACTAACATTAGCccaataagaattaaatttagcAAGCATGCTTTCTGCTATCGTACTTATCATCTCATTTGAAGACAAACTCCATTCATTCAATGCAATTTTCAACTCATACACCAAAGTAAAATACATATTAGTTGTGGGGTACTTATGGCCAGAGAAAAACTCAGTCGCACTATGAAACAACTCCAACCTCCCACAAATATCTTTGGCTAACTCCCAATCATAATCATATGGTAAACAAGTATAAGATGTTTCACATTTAGCCAAACATGAGAAAACATCTTTATAAATCAATATAGTAGAAAGCATTAAGTAAGTTGAATTCCAACGAGTTTTACAATCCAAGACTAACTCTTTGGTGCATTGAACACGCAATTGACGtgcattttcttcaaattcctGCCTCCTTTTTGGTGATCCAGTCCAATAAATCACACTATCACGAATCCTTTCAATACCATCACCAATAAAAGACAACCCATCTTgaacaataaaattcaaaatatgtgcAGCACACCTCATATGCAACATAGACCCACCCAACATAAGAGATCTAGTATCAAGCTTATTCAAGAGAAGTCTTATCATGGCATCATTAGTACTACAATTATCAACAGTTATTGTGGACAACTTCCTATTAATGTTCCACTctaaaaaacaatcaacaagGACTTCAACAAAGACATCTTTCGTGTGTGGAGAAGGAACAtaaacaaacctagaaaaataatatgaataattataacataactCAATAAACATTCTAAATGTAAAGTCTTTAACATTcaatttatagataaaataattaCCTTAAAACCCAGCTTTGCAACGTCCAAGTATGATCAATAAAATTAGCGGTAATTACCATAAACCCTCTCTTTTTGTTACTTGAAGTCCACATATCAATTTTAATTGCCATCCTACTTCCATTCTTGTCTGTCATCTTCAAGGCTTTCTCCCTCTCATTATCATAGATTTTAAGAATGTCACTCTTCAAAGTATTTCTTGTGACAAGTTTAAACACAGGTTGAAGATTAGCCGCAAATTCTTTAAACCCAATATATGGTCAACCATTGAAAGGGGATATTCATGTAGGATGACCATACGAGCAAGCTTATTTCTCACTCTAACTTGATCAAATTGGTAAGTATTTAAACTCATAGTTCCATCCAccttattttgttgtttaattaaGACTTGTTGTCGCATATCCCTTATATCTTTAAACTTTATCCGTGGACATCTTGATAAATGATTACGCAAATGAGTTGTACCTTGGCTAAACTCACCCAAGTAAAGTTTGTTACAATGATGGCATTGGGCTTTaacttttccatcaactttcTTCCTTGTAAAATGAGACCAAACATCTGAggtagtctttctttttttacttgtatCCAAGTCCTCATTTGTAggctctttctctccctctgtcCCTTCTTGTTCCTCTACCTCTAAGTCTTCTCCCACTAAGTCCACCGTCAGGGATTTCAGATTCCTAATTGGTTCAGAAGTTTGGGAGTTagaatcaaaacaaattatcacaaatttattattacacATACTCATTGATTAATAggcacaaattcataattacaCAGATTCACAAATTCTATCAACGCAATCGTAATTAAACATGATTAACTACAAATTCAAACACTTACTCGTTGTTTAATGGTGATCCTGAGGATGAGCTGCCAGGCAACAATGGTGAGGGTGATAGTGAAAATGGCGAAGGAGACCGCATAGTTGGCAAGGGACAACGTCCGGTTCTCAAGGGAGAGCCACTTGGCGAGGAAGAACCAGATTTGTttgtgtctgtgtttgtgtCTTCCATCTCCATTTTAGGATCTGCAtcccaacaaacacaaaaaaacaaacaatttcttccattaaaaaaactATGCAGAAATGAGGGAAAAAACAGGGGAACATAATGCTTTGAGACTTGAATC
Coding sequences within:
- the LOC126710633 gene encoding zinc finger BED domain-containing protein RICESLEEPER 2-like, which translates into the protein MEMEDTNTDTNKSGSSSPSGSPLRTGRCPLPTMRSPSPFSLSPSPLLPGSSSSGSPLNNENLKSLTVDLVGEDLEVEEQEGTEGEKEPTNEDLDTKFAANLQPVFKLVTRNTLKSDILKIYDNEREKALKMTDKNGSRMAIKIDMWTSSNKKRGFMVITANFIDHTWTLQSWVLRFVYVPSPHTKDVFVEVLVDCFLEWNINRKLSTITVDNCSTNDAMIRLLLNKLDTRSLMLGGSMLHMRCAAHILNFIVQDGLSFIGDGIERIRDSVIYWTGSPKRRQEFEENARQLRVQCTKELVLDCKTRWNSTYLMLSTILIYKDVFSCLAKCETSYTCLPYDYDWELAKDICGRLELFHSATEFFSGHKYPTTNMYFTLVYELKIALNEWSLSSNEMISTIAESMLAKFNSYWANVSVVMPIAAILDPRYKMKLLEFYYPNIHGDNSDLEIEKIKNLCYDLLDEYGDIDEFPVDNKGSSHIPASTLSPVAQMSLG